One Bacteroidota bacterium DNA window includes the following coding sequences:
- a CDS encoding Hsp20/alpha crystallin family protein: MTLIRWAPLNQIAPWHPMDDLGLEFTNMQREIDRIFDRVRTGASSDDRSSFWIPAVDIIEREKDYFVKVELPGVSKDDVKITAKNDVLTVRGEKKMELEKKEDNFHRIERSYGTFQRSFTLPSSVISDKIEASYDNGILTITLPKIEETKPKEIEVKVK, from the coding sequence ATGACACTAATCAGATGGGCGCCCTTGAATCAAATTGCCCCCTGGCATCCCATGGATGACCTGGGACTCGAGTTCACGAACATGCAGCGCGAGATAGACCGGATATTCGATCGTGTCCGGACCGGAGCCAGCAGCGACGACCGGTCCTCATTCTGGATTCCCGCGGTGGATATTATCGAGCGGGAGAAAGATTACTTCGTGAAGGTGGAACTTCCCGGAGTGAGCAAGGACGACGTTAAGATCACGGCAAAAAACGACGTGCTTACGGTCAGGGGTGAGAAGAAAATGGAGCTTGAGAAGAAGGAGGATAACTTCCATCGCATCGAGCGTTCCTACGGGACGTTCCAGCGATCCTTTACGCTTCCTTCCTCAGTCATAAGCGACAAGATCGAAGCGTCCTACGATAACGGAATCCTCACGATCACGCTCCCGAAGATCGAGGAAACGAAGCCGAAGGAGATCGAGGTTAAGGTCAAGTAA
- a CDS encoding tetratricopeptide repeat protein, translated as MIPKIVCGNCGNEIAGSDKYCGSCGTPVESAGLPPAPPRAGESMPGNAAPLNCPLCGQKNETEAAYCESCGAALRPGAAPGRHRSSEKGSPASRLPPLKALQSWKLTLGLAIALIATLVIVKSSRNSSSLSQEGASPHASAAAQEIRSLQQTVDANPGDAASTLRLANLYHDVRLFPKAITMYERYLELDPSNPDARVDLGTSYFELSFEDTTRKSEYLGAARDAMEKALTVAPRHQMALFNLGIIRFHTGDFEQALESFRKCVAVDSTSDVGRKAKQFVTQHSSIESSS; from the coding sequence ATGATTCCGAAGATCGTTTGCGGGAACTGCGGTAACGAAATCGCAGGCTCGGACAAGTATTGCGGCTCATGCGGGACCCCGGTTGAATCCGCGGGGTTGCCGCCCGCACCCCCCCGGGCCGGAGAGTCGATGCCCGGGAACGCCGCTCCCCTCAATTGTCCACTCTGCGGTCAGAAAAACGAAACGGAAGCCGCCTATTGCGAATCGTGCGGAGCCGCGCTCCGGCCGGGCGCAGCTCCCGGGCGGCATCGGTCCTCCGAGAAGGGCTCGCCGGCTTCCAGGCTCCCTCCGCTCAAGGCTCTTCAGAGCTGGAAGCTGACCCTCGGCCTGGCCATCGCGCTCATCGCCACTCTCGTGATTGTGAAGTCCTCCCGGAACAGTTCCAGCCTCTCCCAGGAAGGCGCCTCCCCGCATGCCTCGGCCGCCGCGCAGGAAATCCGGTCGCTCCAGCAGACAGTCGACGCGAATCCCGGCGACGCTGCATCGACTCTCCGGCTTGCGAACCTCTACCACGACGTCCGCCTCTTTCCGAAGGCGATTACCATGTACGAACGGTACCTCGAACTTGACCCTTCCAACCCGGATGCAAGAGTAGACCTCGGGACATCGTATTTTGAATTGTCGTTCGAGGATACGACACGGAAGAGCGAATACCTGGGCGCGGCCCGCGATGCCATGGAAAAGGCTCTCACGGTCGCGCCGCGGCACCAGATGGCGCTGTTTAACCTCGGCATCATCCGTTTCCACACAGGCGACTTTGAACAAGCCCTCGAGTCTTTCAGGAAATGCGTGGCGGTCGACTCGACATCGGACGTGGGCCGCAAGGCCAAACAATTCGTCACGCAACATTCTTCCATCGAATCATCATCATAG
- a CDS encoding Rieske 2Fe-2S domain-containing protein, which translates to MLYKAGNPMMEFVKIASLAELKGAGGKMVHVRGLDIAIFRCEGEVIALNNVCSHQHFSMLHKGLVEDCTVTCPMHGWVYDLRTGKAMTGEGRVARYAVREEGGDLLVELPAESA; encoded by the coding sequence ATGTTGTATAAGGCGGGGAATCCCATGATGGAATTTGTGAAGATTGCCTCCCTTGCAGAGCTGAAGGGCGCCGGCGGAAAGATGGTGCATGTCCGGGGGCTTGACATCGCTATATTTCGCTGCGAGGGTGAAGTCATCGCCCTGAATAATGTCTGTTCACACCAGCATTTCTCCATGCTCCATAAAGGCCTGGTCGAGGATTGCACGGTGACCTGTCCTATGCATGGGTGGGTGTACGACCTCCGCACCGGAAAAGCGATGACAGGGGAGGGTCGGGTCGCCAGGTATGCCGTGCGTGAGGAAGGCGGGGACCTGCTGGTCGAACTACCGGCTGAATCCGCATGA
- the queG gene encoding tRNA epoxyqueuosine(34) reductase QueG, protein MKGLTAEIKERALELGFHKIGIARAGRLEEESRGLDEWLSRGYQGTMAWMAAARERRTDPREIVPGARSLISVAINYFSPAEHPAQPSAGKVSRYAWGDDYHALVESRLNGLLDFIKSRRPDVAARVYVDTGPVMEKAWAQRAGVGWLGKHTNIITEDYGSWVFLGEIILDLELEYDLPAVDRCGSCTLCIEACPTQAIVEPYVVDSNLCISYLTIEHRGPIPSDLGNKFEGWIYGCDICQDVCPWNTKFSKPAGLKEFYPRESNLAPDLKEISALTQEEFSARFRKSPMKRTKRDGLVRNARIVMEALAGDEQHDRTGDGKSS, encoded by the coding sequence ATGAAGGGACTGACCGCGGAGATTAAGGAGAGGGCACTGGAGCTCGGCTTTCACAAAATCGGCATCGCCAGAGCGGGACGGCTTGAGGAAGAATCGAGGGGGCTTGACGAGTGGCTCTCGCGGGGATACCAGGGAACCATGGCGTGGATGGCGGCCGCGAGGGAGAGGCGAACCGACCCGCGGGAGATTGTGCCCGGCGCGAGGTCGTTGATCTCCGTCGCCATAAATTACTTCAGCCCCGCCGAACACCCGGCTCAACCGTCGGCCGGCAAGGTCTCCCGCTACGCATGGGGCGACGACTATCACGCGCTTGTTGAATCCCGGCTGAACGGCCTTCTTGACTTCATCAAGAGCAGGAGGCCCGATGTGGCGGCGAGGGTCTATGTCGATACGGGGCCGGTGATGGAGAAGGCCTGGGCGCAGCGCGCCGGCGTCGGGTGGCTCGGAAAGCACACGAATATCATTACGGAAGATTACGGGTCATGGGTCTTCCTGGGCGAGATCATCCTCGACCTCGAGCTCGAGTACGATCTGCCGGCGGTCGACCGTTGCGGCAGCTGCACGCTCTGCATCGAGGCCTGCCCGACACAGGCGATCGTGGAGCCCTATGTGGTCGATTCAAATCTCTGCATTTCTTATCTTACGATCGAACACCGCGGCCCCATTCCCTCCGATCTCGGGAACAAATTTGAGGGTTGGATCTACGGCTGCGACATATGCCAGGATGTCTGTCCCTGGAATACGAAGTTTTCAAAGCCCGCCGGCCTGAAGGAGTTTTACCCGAGGGAGTCGAACCTCGCCCCGGATCTGAAGGAGATCTCAGCCCTCACACAGGAGGAATTCAGCGCCCGGTTCAGGAAAAGCCCCATGAAGAGGACGAAACGGGACGGGCTCGTCAGAAATGCGAGAATCGTGATGGAGGCTCTCGCCGGCGATGAACAGCACGACAGGACGGGCGATGGAAAATCATCATAA
- the trxB gene encoding thioredoxin-disulfide reductase produces MENHHKLIIIGSGPAGLTAALYAGRANLKPLVFEGIQPGGQLTITTEVENYPGFPQGILGPELMELFRKQAQRFDVTTLFQDVTKVDFSGRPFRIHCSQREYTADSVIIATGASAKWLGLPSEKEYMGYGVSACATCDAFFFRGLEVVVVGGGDTAMEESNFLTKFASKVTIVHRRDTLRASKIMQERAQRNPKISFLWNAQIEEVLGRQEEGRKKVTAVRVRNLKTGEVSDLPTHGLFMGIGHVPNTEIFKGQLPMTPGGYLLVENGSTQTSVPGVFAAGDVADSKYRQAVTAAGTGCMAAMDAEKYLESLHHQ; encoded by the coding sequence ATGGAAAATCATCATAAGCTTATTATCATCGGGTCAGGCCCGGCGGGCCTGACCGCAGCCCTTTACGCCGGGCGCGCAAATCTTAAACCGCTTGTGTTCGAGGGGATCCAGCCCGGGGGCCAGCTCACGATCACGACCGAGGTGGAGAACTATCCCGGCTTTCCCCAGGGAATACTCGGCCCCGAGCTGATGGAGCTTTTCCGCAAACAGGCGCAGCGGTTCGATGTCACGACCCTCTTTCAGGATGTGACGAAAGTGGATTTTTCGGGGAGACCGTTCCGGATCCATTGCAGCCAGAGGGAGTACACCGCGGACTCCGTGATCATAGCGACGGGGGCATCGGCAAAGTGGCTGGGCCTTCCGTCGGAAAAAGAATACATGGGCTATGGCGTCTCGGCGTGCGCCACCTGTGACGCCTTCTTTTTCCGCGGACTCGAGGTGGTGGTCGTCGGGGGGGGCGACACGGCGATGGAAGAGTCGAATTTTCTCACAAAATTCGCCTCGAAGGTGACGATCGTGCACCGGCGGGATACGCTGCGCGCCTCAAAGATCATGCAGGAGAGGGCACAGAGGAACCCGAAGATCTCTTTCCTCTGGAACGCCCAGATCGAGGAGGTGCTCGGCCGGCAGGAGGAAGGGCGAAAGAAGGTCACGGCGGTCAGAGTCCGAAATCTCAAGACGGGCGAGGTTTCCGACCTCCCGACACACGGCCTGTTCATGGGAATCGGCCACGTTCCGAATACGGAAATCTTCAAGGGTCAGCTCCCCATGACGCCGGGCGGATATCTCCTTGTCGAGAACGGTTCCACACAGACGAGCGTTCCGGGAGTCTTCGCTGCGGGAGATGTCGCAGACTCCAAATACCGCCAGGCGGTAACGGCGGCAGGGACAGGCTGCATGGCAGCCATGGATGCAGAAAAGTATCTGGAGAGCCTGCATCATCAGTAA
- a CDS encoding MBL fold metallo-hydrolase: protein MTLAGYEVHPIETGRFRLDGGAMFGVVPKALWSGTNPPDERNRIELAARALLISGRGRTILVDNGNGSKFTERQTDIYRLDTSGTELTRSLRAHGLDPSDITDVILTHLHFDHAGGSTLRENGALRPAFPKARYYVQRAHWNHALAPSEKDRGSFMPDDFMPLKDHGVLDFVDGECELFPGISLVVINGHTTSLQLPFISDGSASLLFCCDLFPTTSHIPLPYIMAYDLRPLVTLEEKKKILPRASEEGWLLFFEHDPRVIAGRVKRTEKGFQLDSSAGWE from the coding sequence ATGACCCTCGCCGGTTATGAGGTGCATCCCATCGAAACCGGAAGGTTCCGCCTCGACGGAGGAGCGATGTTCGGAGTCGTCCCGAAAGCCCTCTGGTCCGGAACAAATCCGCCCGACGAGCGAAACCGGATCGAGCTTGCGGCGCGGGCTTTGCTGATCTCGGGCCGGGGAAGAACAATCCTGGTCGATAACGGCAACGGTTCGAAGTTCACGGAAAGGCAGACCGATATCTACCGGCTCGATACGAGCGGCACGGAGCTCACCCGCTCGCTCCGCGCTCACGGCCTCGACCCCTCCGATATCACGGACGTGATCCTGACGCACCTTCATTTCGATCACGCGGGGGGATCGACCCTTCGCGAGAATGGCGCTCTCAGGCCGGCCTTTCCGAAGGCGCGCTACTACGTCCAGAGGGCCCACTGGAACCATGCGCTGGCCCCCTCGGAAAAAGACCGGGGGAGCTTCATGCCGGACGATTTCATGCCGCTCAAGGATCACGGCGTGCTCGATTTCGTCGACGGGGAATGCGAACTCTTCCCCGGCATTTCGCTGGTGGTGATCAACGGCCATACCACCTCGCTCCAGTTGCCGTTCATTTCGGACGGGTCGGCGTCGTTGCTCTTTTGCTGTGACTTGTTCCCCACCACTTCCCATATTCCGCTCCCGTACATCATGGCCTACGATCTGAGGCCGCTCGTGACCCTCGAAGAAAAGAAGAAGATCCTCCCCCGCGCGTCGGAAGAGGGCTGGCTGCTGTTTTTTGAGCATGACCCCAGGGTGATCGCAGGTCGCGTCAAACGGACGGAAAAGGGTTTTCAGCTTGATTCGTCCGCAGGGTGGGAGTGA
- a CDS encoding YfhL family 4Fe-4S dicluster ferredoxin, with translation MATMITEECINCGACEPECPNVAIYAGGVPWELNGEKHEALSNDFYYIVPEKCTECVGHFEREQCAAVCPVDCCVPDPNRVETEEELLNRAKALHPGKEFPELSPATSHFRN, from the coding sequence ATGGCGACGATGATAACCGAGGAGTGCATTAATTGCGGGGCGTGCGAGCCCGAGTGTCCCAATGTGGCTATCTATGCCGGCGGCGTTCCCTGGGAGCTGAACGGCGAGAAGCATGAAGCCCTCTCAAACGATTTTTACTATATCGTTCCCGAGAAGTGCACCGAATGCGTCGGACACTTCGAACGCGAGCAGTGCGCGGCAGTCTGCCCCGTCGATTGCTGCGTCCCCGATCCGAACCGGGTGGAGACCGAAGAAGAATTACTGAACCGCGCGAAGGCGCTCCATCCCGGAAAGGAATTCCCGGAGTTGAGCCCCGCCACTTCTCACTTTCGCAACTAA
- a CDS encoding bifunctional UDP-sugar hydrolase/5'-nucleotidase, producing the protein MNRKNFRSISSRRSGLARSAGVPRLLFCLALLFQACVHTQPKSLTILHTNDIHAAYLPHEAFWIRSDVKPMVGGFYELWWTVDSIRRAKGPLLLLDGGDIMTGTPISELDYKGVTGGALFEMMNLTGYDAWTIGNHDLDISQENLRQLIGIQKFPTVSANLTDTLGAFPFGNKEYVIVEKSGLRVGIIGLMAHDLFQLTNTNNLKGLKVLPPAEVTQRIIDKITGQTDLIVALSHEGVDEDSILAVSTHGLNVIIGGHSHTRLKTPKQINGVLICQTGSSCENLGELTLTVEHHAVTSYDGKLIPLWARHPKAENAMASLIDESKTKIDKDYAQQIGTLATDWKRSGSSESNIGDFIADAMKESAGAQVGVTNSSGIRSDLRAGPITKLGIFEILPFRNTLCTFKISGSELRAFAQRYLQSLVDLKSGIQLSGLACSWKSVDGKPVIQQLKIGGEEVADGKEYLCATSDFVINQADKYLGLTPAKVTYLQQTVFQALVAKVEKEKVVNSQVENRFSETH; encoded by the coding sequence ATGAACCGCAAGAATTTCCGTTCGATTTCCTCCCGGCGTTCCGGGCTCGCCCGGAGCGCGGGCGTCCCTCGCCTCCTGTTTTGCCTCGCGCTCCTCTTCCAGGCGTGCGTCCACACGCAGCCGAAGTCGCTCACCATTCTGCACACCAACGACATCCACGCGGCGTACCTCCCGCACGAGGCGTTCTGGATCCGGTCGGACGTCAAGCCGATGGTGGGGGGATTCTACGAGCTCTGGTGGACCGTCGACAGCATCCGGCGCGCGAAGGGACCCCTGCTTCTCCTCGACGGGGGCGACATCATGACCGGGACGCCCATTTCGGAGCTCGACTACAAAGGGGTGACCGGCGGCGCGCTGTTTGAAATGATGAACCTGACGGGATATGATGCGTGGACGATCGGCAACCATGACCTCGATATTTCGCAGGAGAACCTCCGGCAGCTGATCGGGATCCAGAAGTTCCCGACCGTCAGCGCCAACCTCACCGATACCCTGGGGGCGTTCCCGTTCGGAAACAAGGAGTATGTCATCGTGGAGAAGAGCGGCCTGCGGGTGGGGATTATCGGCCTGATGGCGCATGACCTTTTTCAACTGACGAACACCAACAACCTGAAGGGATTGAAGGTCCTTCCGCCCGCCGAGGTGACGCAGCGGATCATCGACAAGATCACCGGTCAAACCGACCTGATCGTGGCGCTCTCCCACGAAGGGGTCGACGAGGATTCGATCCTGGCGGTTTCGACGCACGGCCTCAATGTCATCATCGGGGGCCACAGCCATACCCGCTTGAAGACCCCCAAGCAAATCAACGGCGTCCTGATCTGCCAGACGGGTTCGAGCTGTGAGAATCTGGGCGAGCTCACCCTCACGGTCGAACACCACGCGGTGACTTCCTACGACGGGAAACTAATACCCCTCTGGGCGAGGCATCCGAAGGCGGAGAACGCAATGGCCTCGCTCATCGACGAATCCAAAACGAAGATCGACAAGGACTACGCCCAGCAGATCGGGACGCTCGCGACCGACTGGAAGAGAAGCGGGAGCAGCGAAAGCAATATCGGCGATTTCATCGCCGACGCGATGAAAGAATCGGCCGGGGCCCAGGTGGGGGTGACCAACAGCAGCGGGATCCGGAGCGATCTCCGGGCCGGCCCGATCACGAAGCTCGGCATCTTTGAAATCCTGCCGTTCCGCAACACCCTCTGCACCTTCAAGATCTCGGGGTCGGAACTGCGCGCGTTCGCTCAACGCTATCTCCAGTCGCTTGTCGACCTCAAGTCGGGTATTCAATTATCGGGCCTCGCCTGCTCCTGGAAAAGCGTCGACGGGAAACCGGTCATCCAGCAGCTGAAAATCGGCGGGGAGGAGGTCGCCGACGGAAAAGAATACCTCTGTGCGACGAGCGATTTTGTCATCAACCAGGCCGATAAGTATCTGGGCTTGACGCCGGCGAAAGTAACCTACCTCCAGCAGACCGTCTTCCAGGCGCTCGTGGCGAAAGTCGAAAAGGAGAAGGTCGTTAATTCCCAGGTCGAGAATCGTTTTTCAGAAACCCACTAA
- a CDS encoding YtxH domain-containing protein, producing MAEEKSGLAKGLFIGFIAGGVVGAITALLYAPKSGKELRSDIKRKAGDLAEDASEYVKSARAKTIDVINEGKHRSDQLVSDAKEKAEHILGNAEKVLTGIRERAGEETGRVKSAFRSGVDAYKNEKDRTRGSGA from the coding sequence ATGGCTGAAGAGAAAAGCGGTCTTGCGAAAGGTCTCTTCATCGGCTTTATCGCCGGTGGAGTAGTCGGGGCGATCACTGCGCTGCTGTACGCACCCAAGAGTGGAAAGGAGCTCCGCTCCGATATCAAGCGAAAGGCAGGCGACCTCGCCGAGGACGCGTCGGAATACGTCAAGTCCGCCCGCGCGAAGACGATCGACGTGATCAACGAGGGAAAGCATCGGTCCGATCAGCTCGTTTCGGACGCGAAGGAGAAGGCCGAGCACATTCTCGGCAACGCCGAAAAGGTGCTTACCGGGATCCGCGAACGGGCGGGGGAGGAAACCGGGCGCGTGAAATCCGCGTTTCGCTCCGGAGTCGATGCGTACAAAAACGAGAAAGACCGGACGCGCGGCTCAGGCGCGTGA
- a CDS encoding HU family DNA-binding protein, which yields MTKADIVDHIASGTGLTKVETEAVVDGFIQTVIEALKEGKNIEIRGFGSFKTKKRKGRMARNPRTGAQVQVDEHFVPFFKVSKELRTSVNENLKKIQPSPM from the coding sequence TTGACGAAAGCAGATATTGTCGATCATATCGCATCGGGGACCGGTCTGACGAAAGTCGAGACCGAGGCCGTGGTCGACGGGTTCATCCAGACCGTGATCGAGGCGCTGAAGGAAGGGAAAAACATCGAGATCCGCGGCTTCGGCAGCTTCAAGACGAAGAAACGCAAGGGACGCATGGCCCGCAATCCCCGGACCGGCGCCCAGGTTCAGGTTGACGAACACTTCGTCCCTTTTTTCAAGGTCTCGAAGGAGCTCAGGACATCCGTCAACGAAAACTTGAAGAAAATTCAACCCTCCCCGATGTGA
- the sppA gene encoding signal peptide peptidase SppA encodes MKNSTKWFLVILGGLVAVGMGMTLLFLLLLKMGSSETEEIRGNGEKIAIVELQGEIFSSEEPVKLFKKYRDDSSIKAILFRVDSPGGGVVASQEIYEEVRKTRDHGKPVVVSMGALAASGGYYVSCAANRIVANPGTLTGSIGVISQFMRFDPLLTKIGIEENTIKSGRYKDSGSPFRKMTREDKSYFQALMNEVHRQFIAVVEDERGLDHDSVVGFADGRVFTGEEAVSMGLVDTLGTYEDAIAIAAKLAGIRGEPTVVKERRRGLSLFERVFGETKIPDFLGLKDELLNKPILQYRMSHGF; translated from the coding sequence ATGAAGAATTCGACGAAATGGTTTCTCGTGATCCTTGGCGGTCTCGTCGCGGTCGGAATGGGAATGACCCTCTTGTTCCTGCTTCTCCTCAAGATGGGGAGCTCTGAGACCGAGGAGATTCGTGGAAACGGCGAGAAGATTGCAATCGTTGAATTGCAAGGCGAGATATTCAGCTCCGAGGAACCGGTAAAGCTGTTCAAAAAGTACAGGGACGACAGTTCGATCAAGGCGATCCTGTTTCGCGTCGACTCACCGGGCGGCGGGGTCGTCGCAAGCCAGGAGATCTATGAGGAAGTAAGAAAAACGAGGGATCACGGCAAGCCGGTCGTGGTCTCGATGGGCGCCCTGGCCGCGAGCGGGGGCTACTATGTTTCCTGCGCGGCGAATAGAATCGTCGCGAACCCGGGAACCCTCACCGGGAGCATCGGAGTCATTTCCCAGTTCATGAGATTCGATCCGCTGTTGACCAAAATCGGCATCGAAGAGAACACGATCAAGAGCGGAAGATACAAGGATTCCGGAAGCCCGTTCCGAAAAATGACACGCGAGGATAAATCCTATTTTCAAGCCCTCATGAATGAGGTCCATCGACAGTTTATCGCGGTTGTCGAAGACGAGCGTGGTCTGGACCACGACTCCGTCGTCGGGTTTGCCGACGGGAGGGTTTTTACCGGCGAGGAGGCCGTTTCGATGGGACTGGTCGATACGCTCGGGACGTACGAGGACGCCATCGCGATCGCGGCGAAGCTCGCGGGAATACGGGGAGAACCGACGGTCGTCAAAGAACGGCGGCGGGGGTTATCCCTCTTCGAGCGCGTGTTCGGCGAAACAAAAATCCCGGACTTTCTCGGCCTGAAGGACGAGTTGCTCAACAAACCGATTTTGCAATACCGGATGTCGCACGGGTTCTAG
- a CDS encoding DUF309 domain-containing protein, with the protein MDDGQFLRGVEEFNRGFFFECHDTLEDLWHETRGRDRLFLQGLIQIAVGFHHFFNQNFKGATSQLTKGLGKIDVYRPSHRGIELEQFSREVVHWLAMAERALVGEQPEVDEAMAPKLQRARLHHLEEN; encoded by the coding sequence ATGGACGATGGGCAATTTCTGCGCGGTGTCGAAGAATTTAACCGCGGATTCTTCTTCGAGTGCCATGATACGCTGGAAGATCTCTGGCACGAAACGCGGGGCCGTGACCGGCTCTTCCTGCAGGGACTGATACAGATCGCGGTCGGATTCCACCATTTTTTCAATCAGAACTTTAAGGGGGCAACGAGCCAGTTGACAAAGGGACTCGGGAAAATCGACGTCTATCGGCCCTCCCACCGCGGGATCGAGCTCGAGCAGTTTTCGCGGGAGGTCGTCCATTGGCTTGCGATGGCGGAGCGGGCGCTCGTGGGAGAGCAGCCCGAGGTCGATGAAGCGATGGCCCCGAAGCTGCAACGGGCTCGGCTGCACCACCTGGAGGAGAATTAA